The following proteins are encoded in a genomic region of Acetoanaerobium noterae:
- a CDS encoding site-specific integrase yields the protein MGNLKKQIGFKVKQKFKTEIKNGIDMQKVADKFVNYCHQNNISTLYEVNHSTIQNYLTQENYNPSDKLFVERIFTDKRLEIASKKTFEPSKPLGVQIHYKMQSMLKIGASKHDDKMVIRSFARQNNLYVNPLKNAGIHSYQTYTNYKQTSKEFTKWLEQKYPDIKAIEQINKDHAKEYLLSRQEKGLSAWTTDKDLAALNKVFEFNMTKKEVGLDRKRYTDSVRSRKDSIMDKEYNPKNYENQITIAQATGIRRQSMLKITSQNFNRDITGKIISITVKEKGGKTRDAKVLEKYQDKLTKIVDKIILEKGNYAPLFEKYPRAIDNHAFRAEYARNLYKELIEKAGSTKNDFYGYDKQIVKEVSKNLGHERETIVIQSYFR from the coding sequence ATGGGAAATTTAAAAAAACAGATAGGATTCAAAGTTAAGCAAAAATTTAAAACTGAAATAAAAAATGGAATTGATATGCAAAAAGTCGCAGATAAATTTGTAAATTATTGTCACCAAAACAATATATCAACTCTTTATGAAGTAAATCATAGCACTATACAGAACTATTTAACTCAAGAAAACTATAATCCTTCAGATAAACTATTTGTAGAGAGAATTTTTACTGATAAAAGGCTCGAAATCGCTTCTAAAAAGACTTTTGAACCATCTAAGCCATTAGGAGTCCAGATTCATTATAAAATGCAGTCTATGCTTAAAATAGGAGCTTCTAAGCATGATGATAAGATGGTCATTAGAAGTTTTGCAAGGCAAAATAATCTTTACGTAAATCCACTGAAAAACGCTGGGATACATTCATATCAAACTTATACTAATTATAAACAAACAAGTAAAGAATTTACAAAATGGTTGGAGCAAAAATATCCTGATATTAAAGCTATAGAACAAATAAATAAAGATCATGCAAAAGAATATCTTTTATCAAGACAAGAGAAAGGTTTATCCGCTTGGACTACAGATAAAGATTTAGCAGCATTAAATAAAGTCTTTGAATTTAATATGACAAAAAAAGAAGTTGGACTCGATAGAAAAAGATACACCGATTCAGTTCGTTCAAGAAAAGATTCAATTATGGATAAAGAATATAATCCTAAGAATTATGAAAATCAGATTACTATAGCTCAGGCTACTGGAATAAGAAGACAGTCCATGCTCAAAATAACAAGCCAAAATTTCAATCGTGATATTACTGGAAAAATAATATCTATTACTGTTAAAGAAAAAGGAGGTAAAACCCGAGATGCGAAGGTACTTGAAAAATATCAAGATAAATTAACAAAAATAGTAGATAAAATCATCCTAGAAAAAGGAAACTATGCTCCTTTATTTGAAAAATATCCACGTGCTATAGATAATCATGCTTTTAGAGCTGAGTATGCTAGAAATCTATATAAAGAACTTATAGAAAAAGCAGGTTCTACAAAAAATGATTTTTATGGATACGATAAGCAAATAGTTAAAGAGGTATCTAAAAACTTAGGTCACGAAAGAGAAACTATAGTGATACAAAGTTATTTTAGATAA